Proteins encoded in a region of the Botrytis cinerea B05.10 chromosome 11, complete sequence genome:
- the BcDIM5 gene encoding BcDIM5: MLNAYSMSIMAPTYRDHYFGHEIPSLKDCHWCQIRSFSNANEYPISIVCKDESLTLPSDFTFIEKSILREGVSRADPEFRVGCECSHSCHGMTCHCLQDSEVDLPDHNVYAYQAGGNSEGCLKEQLLDSKAPIYECHEACACDETCDNRIVARGRRVPLQVFRTENRGWGVRSKVPIKAGAFIDCYIGEIITAQEAERRRDNAIISRRKDLYLFSIDKFTDPDSLNETLRGDPYVIDGEFYAGPSRFFNHSCEANMRIFARVGDYSEKNLHDLAFFAIEDIRPMTELTFDYVDGKDDGEQGSEKCLCGAKSCRGWLW, translated from the exons ATGTTGAATGCTTATTCGATGAGTATCATGGCGCCAACGTATAGAGATCACTATTTTGGTCATGAGATT CCATCCCTCAAAGATTGTCATTGGTGTCAAATCCGCAGCTTCTCCAATGCAAACGAATACCCAATCTCCATTGTCTGCAAAGACGAAAGTCTAACTCTCCCTTCCGATTTTACCTTCATCGAAAAGTCTATTCTCAGAGAAGGGGTTTCCCGAGCCGATCCTGAGTTTCGAGTCGGATGTGAATGCAGTCACAGTTGTCATGGAATGACTTGCCACTGCCTCCAAGATTCTGAGGTTGATCTACCAGATCACAATGTATATGCCTATCAAGCAGGGGGTAATAGCGAAGGATGTTTGAAAGAACAGCTTTTGGATAGCAAAGCGCCTATCTATGAGTGTCACGAAGCCTGTGCTTGTGATGAAACTTGTGATAATCGAATTGTTGCAAGAGGACGACGCGTGCCATTACAAGTTTTCCGCACTGAAAATCGTGGTTGGG GTGTTCGAAGCAAAGTTCCCATCAAAGCCGGTGCATTTATCGACTGCTACATTGGCGAGATAATCACCGCTCAGGAAGCCGAAAGACGCCGCGACAATGCAATCATaagtagaagaaaagatctTTATCTATTCAGCATTGATAAGTTCACCGATCCAGATAGTCTCAATGAGACTTTACGTGGTGATCCATATGTTATTGACGGAGAATTTTACGCGGGACCTAGTCGTTTCTTTAACCATTCCTGTGAAGCCAATATGAGGATCTTTGCGCGTGTTGGAGATTACTCTGAGAAAAACCTTCATGACTTGGCATTTTTTGCGATTGAGGATATTCGACCAATGACGGAACTTACTTTCGACTatgtggatggaaaggatgatGGAGAGCAAGGAAGTGAGAAATGCTTGTGTGGGGCTAAATCGTGTAGAGGATGGCTTTGGTAA